In Alteribacter lacisalsi, a genomic segment contains:
- a CDS encoding ABC transporter ATP-binding protein translates to MNVEQVSKTIQGTTVLKDITFEVKPGSIVGIIGRNGAGKTTLLRILTGIIDPTEGDVRIDGQSIFDVPEIKQNIIFVPDSSEAMKNYSTKELVRLYKTVYPRFDEAYFHQLMKRFNLPATKKIKNYSKGMKALFSLVVAFAARARYVILDEPTDGLDVIVKRRILRTLVEEVAGNDVSVLISSHRLDELEFMANDILVIKDGRPDSFYDLDTMKAQYKKIQVVFKEYLPEELKAHVNILNQTGRVYTLIVDRNMEKIEEQIRQNEPLLYEELSMSLEDVFVARLGGEEFVS, encoded by the coding sequence ATGAACGTTGAACAGGTCTCAAAGACAATTCAGGGAACCACCGTCCTTAAAGATATTACGTTTGAAGTAAAGCCCGGCAGTATCGTAGGCATCATCGGCCGGAATGGTGCCGGTAAAACGACCCTCCTTCGCATCCTTACGGGAATCATCGATCCTACCGAAGGTGATGTACGGATCGACGGACAGAGCATTTTTGACGTGCCTGAAATTAAGCAGAACATCATCTTTGTGCCGGACTCATCAGAAGCGATGAAAAACTATTCCACTAAAGAACTTGTACGGCTGTATAAAACAGTTTATCCCCGATTTGATGAAGCCTACTTTCATCAGCTTATGAAACGATTTAATCTGCCTGCAACAAAAAAGATTAAAAACTACTCTAAAGGGATGAAAGCACTCTTCAGTCTGGTCGTGGCTTTTGCAGCACGGGCACGTTATGTGATTCTTGACGAACCTACTGACGGACTTGATGTCATTGTGAAACGGCGGATTTTGCGCACTCTAGTTGAGGAGGTAGCCGGCAACGACGTTTCTGTGCTCATTTCCTCCCACCGCCTGGACGAACTCGAGTTTATGGCCAACGATATCCTCGTTATTAAGGACGGACGTCCGGACAGCTTTTATGATCTGGATACGATGAAAGCCCAGTACAAAAAGATTCAGGTCGTGTTTAAGGAATACTTACCTGAGGAACTAAAGGCGCATGTAAACATACTTAATCAGACCGGGCGGGTGTACACCCTCATTGTCGATAGAAACATGGAAAAGATTGAGGAGCAGATTCGCCAAAATGAGCCGCTTCTCTATGAAGAACTGTCCATGAGCCTCGAAGATGTGTTCGTTGCCAGACTGGGGGGTGAAGAGTTTGTTTCATAA